One Gadus chalcogrammus isolate NIFS_2021 chromosome 7, NIFS_Gcha_1.0, whole genome shotgun sequence genomic window, TTGACATCCATGACTAAGTAAGAATACAAGACAAAATCTGAGAGTATCTTCAGTATCTCAGCCTAGTACTGCAAAACCCAGTTCAGAAATTGGCATTTTCAAGCTTATTTCTTAAAGTTAGtaatagagagagcgaggaaggagagcaagagcgagagagagagagagagagagagagagagagagagagagagagagagagagagaatttactGTGTGTCCATGTATGTTGGATGTGTCAGTTACAGCTGGAAAGGCTCCAGGGTCACGGTGAAACAGATCAAAGCATTGAAGGCAGCATACAAAGACCTGCTCCTCACTGAGCAGGAATACTGCAGGTGAGTTAAGGGCCTTCTCCCTGAGCAGGACTACTGCAGGTGAGTTAAGGGCCTTCTCCCTGAGCAGGAATACTGCAGGTGAGTTAAGGGCAGAACTGCAAACATGGGAACCAAATACCTTGACTGAAATTAAATACAGAAAGCCTTTAAAGGGCCACCTTCTACCGCAAATGACCATGCCCCAAGAAGTTTAATTGTTGTGTTCCCATTGTTCAGGCATGAGCAAAACTACAGGGAGGACAAATAGAACCAATCCAATTCCTTCTTTGCGGTTCTCAAGTCACTGTGACAGTACTGTATTATGCAGATTAGTTATTACAAGACTGACTTTTTGGGAAACTTTTTGGTTATTTTCCACTTACCCATAGTCAAACGAGAAGCACTGTTACAGAAGCATTGATACAGTCTATATCAATGGCTTTTCATTGATTTTGGTTACCTCGGGCAGATGCAAACTCGGTAAAATCATGTGATGGGTCGAGAAAATGGTATAGCACTTTTTTAGCAATCGTTTGACTCCATGCAAGTAATATAATATTTCCAGAAAATGTCTGAGCATTCCTTTTTAATAACAGTGTTTGTGTCCCAAACAGCCAGCTCTTTCACCCCCACCTACTGCAGCTAATGGCAGTGAGTCTATCAGCTGACCTTCTGAAGACCAGGCTAGTGTTTGAGAGGGTCCATGTCGATACCCTCCACAACCTGCTACACCACAAAGTAAGGGGAGAGTTGAGCAATAGTCCTTTGGGATATAATTCTTTGCTTATTGTACCCATTTTACATTGGCCGATGTCTTGTGTGAATATTctaaaaactgaaaattagGGGTGTCAATCTTTCAGTATCTGCTGCTGCCTGCTAAGAAAGGCAGAGTGGCAAATTATGGCATAAAAAGCAGACTATAGAATAAGATTAACATAAGATTATgttgtttttacatttaaaaagttGTACCAACTGTTTGCAGTAATGTTGatacacaaagaaaaaatcaaACCAAAAAACAAAGCTGATATCTACGGAGCATGGTAGAAAGAAACCTTGATATCTATATCTGTGAACACGGATTTGTAAACCTTTCCCTTGGATTCCGAAACCGTACTCATGGTTTTCCCAACCCGTGCGCACGGATTTGGTTTGTTCTACATGGTAGGGACTCCCCATGAGCATTGTGATGGCGAGCGCCTAACTGATTCAGACAGGCATCTATACagtatgaatgactgaatgtaggGGTTATCATCCATAGTATagaccaggggtcggcaaccctaggcatgcgtgccaccactggcacggggcagcataatcattggcaaacttaaaaaaaaaatatatatatatttatttatttatttgtcacagcacaatgcggcagcataatcattactacagattttttttgcactttattctgctttgggcatttcctcccagtgcaaatatgtttaaattagttacagaaGGTAGTGTCCTGAACCGGGATCAATTACCgtagtttttaaacctatgttggGAGTtatagagaagaaaatatttaaaatattgttgcacgtggcctgtatgcatcgccttcacatgggtTTGCAAAGCTGTACGTGTCTTAaaaatattgatgtggatggttccagcattctcatatattctctgtttttacatttctcacagtgcaaatatgtttttgaatgagtatctgaaaatggtgttttaagatgggacatatgtaattataatttgtaaacccttgtttaaaaaatatatatatatatatattttaaatgttgatgcatgattgcggactatatggaaatagtacaattccaggtcttctggaaatggttttggtcgctgtgtcataattcagcttaattttttatatattgttgcttaaggcaccctcattaacgagaaaatgtcaaactggcactgcatgtgaaaaaggttgctgacccctggtaTAGATGATAACCCCTACATTCAGTCTATACTGAatctatactgtatatattctatacagtatgaatgactgaatgtaggGGTTATCAACTATATAGTATGAATGACTGAATATAGGGTTTATCATCAATACAGTATGAATTACTGAATGTAGGGTCATCTATACAGTATGGATGACAGAATGTAGGGGTTATCATCTATACAGTATGAACTGGATGCAGGGTTTtctttttctcatgacgactaTGTTTTGTGTCTGTTTCCAACAGCGAGCAGAGTTCCCAGTACTGCATATGGCATGGTTGCTGCCAGTGTTGCTGCAGGTCTGTGAAGGAGTTCTTTACCTCCACAGCCGTGGGCTTGTGATCAGAGCCCTCTCCTCCCACAGCGTCGTTCTCACACGTCCGGGATTGGCAAAACTTACTGGGTTTGGCTTTATGGTTCATAGGTAGGTGGTAGTGGCAATAACCCCACAACTATAAAGCACTGAAGGCGGTCTTAAATTAAGTCCTATTTccaccctgtgtgtgcgtgtgggtgttcgtgcgtgcgtgggtgtttgtgtgcttctCAGGAAGAGTCCATGCGTCAAACCTTCAGTTCAGTTGGACGTCCCCCCCAGCTTTTACAACTGGGCTGCCCCCGAGGTTATCAGGAGGAGAAGCTGCACAGAGAAGGCTGACCTGTACAGCCTGTGCACCATCATTCAGGAGATGTATACaggtctctatatatatatatatatgtatatgtatatgtatgtatacaggTGTATTTATATATGGGTATATATATACAGGTATACCACTAGAGAAAGGTCAACagtgcttctctctctcacatcggCCCTTGCCTAACATGAAGATGAACTAAAGATGGAAAATGTCCAAACagaattaataaaaaaacatatatataatataaaagcaCATTATTATCTATTTAATTTTCCTGTTAAGCAACCCTTAACACTTCTTCACTCAAATATGCATTAGTGCAGACATTGTTGCTTTCACGGGTCATTCTCCCACCAAACAAACCCACCTTTGGTTAAAACTGAAGGTAAATGTAAGTAAATAGTTAAGCGTGCTGAATGCTCTGCTTGTAGACGCGGTGCCCTGGGGGGCGGTGGACCACAACTGGATCAAACAGGTTGTGGAGGGGGGTGAAGCTCTGCAGGCGGACAGCCGGGTCCCAGAGCCGTTCTACGCCCTCATCTGTGTGGGACTTCAACCTCACGCCACGGAGCGAACCCAAAGTGTGCAGGACCTCTGCGTTACACTGCGGTCTGACATTAAGGTGTGTGAGTGACCAAACCCAACGTGTGCAGGACCTCTGCTTTACACTGCGGTCTGACATTAGGGTGTGTTACCAAACCCAAAGTATGCAGGACATTTGCGTTACGCTAAAGTCTGACATTAAGCTGGGTTTCCCCACTGCCTgtctgtatggttttcaggcaAAACTCATTCTGGTTCATTGGTAAAGGCCAACTTCATCTCAAAGTAATTTGGCATAATTGACCGTTGCTTGACAGCATAGCTTGATAGCATGTCAAGCTGTCAAGTTAAGGGGAATTTTATAAGTTAAAATAAGCTCCTTCAGGGCGAAAGAGCCCTCCGCCTCGCGTCTGGGTCCGATTCTCCCTGTCGGGGCTAATTTTCCCGATGACggccggcgttctatacatgaTCCCTTACTTATCTTACAATAATAAGATAATAAGATTAATCCTTTCTAAGATATCTTATCATTATAAGATATATAATCTATCATTATATTAGAGATGGTTATGTGCACTTCACCTGTAATTTCTATCAACAGACGCTTACTAAAGCCATATGATTTAAGCATACATCTGTAGGGAGGCAACAATATTTTGTCTGTTGAGCGTGTAACATAGGTGGCGATTTAAACAGGATGTTGGGATGGTTTGCAAGATGGAAGGATTCATGTGGGTTACGAAAGACTGGGAAAAAATATGTGTGCATTGACCAACGGATATTATAAATGAACACTGATTGAAAAAATatcaaattaattcattattggAGTGATAAAGTACCATCTTATGTTGTTTGGATGTTTTATAGAGTCTATCGCCCGACGGGAAGTTAAGCTCCTCCGGAGACTGGGGATACACAACAGGTAAGACTAGTTTAATCTGCTAATTAGTAAAGTAGTCGCACAAACAGGGTTACAGTTCAGGCTCAAGGATCTGCAGAGATGTATTCCAGCTACTGTCAACATCCTGTGGGTCAGGCACTGCTCCATTGGTAACCACCATGTTAGCAGGTACATTTAACATAACGCAGGTCACCCTGCGCTATGGTGGCCATGCAGCGTGGTCTAGCATTAGCCCAGGTTTCCAGATTGTGGCTTTTGGTCCATTTCTGACCAGTCTGCGACCGCTCACAGCAGAAGAGTCCTAGAGATAACACCAAAAATCTAACGATATTACATTCCTTCGTAATGCAAATTGATGCATTTACATATAATTTGACTACACTAGGGCTTAACTAGAGGTTAAGAAGACAGAGAATGCCAGCCAGGCAGTGTGCCCCAATGACCAGAGTTTTAGACTGTAGTTCTTGATGTCAATCAAGGTATTGGGTTGGACCATAGTTGCCTAAGATTAAAATCAAGTAAATGATAATCGAATACCTCCAATGTCCGAATGTCGGTTTCCAAATAGTTTTGCTTGCTGTGAACTTTGATGAAGGTTAAAATGTTGAACTTTCATCTAAAAAAATATACTCCCCATTTTCCACACCTCCCTGTCCTAAGATATAAGGCAATTGTGTTGTATTCATCAAGATGCAAGAGTTATTCAAAGCAATTTGGCAGCAGCTCTTGATAAGCTCTCAATTCTGCCTTTTTCGTCTAGCTGCCCCTCACACACAGTCCTGGCAAACGGTGAATGAAAAGACTCACCAAAAACTGTCCAGTAAACAGGCCAGGCAGCAACCGATTCAGCATGAAGGGATCCAgtcaggggaggagagggaagtaAAGATGGTTGAGCAGGTGACAGAAGAGGTTAAAGACGATGAAGGTCCTCTGATCTCCGTTCTCCATCCTGTCCTCTCGGTCAACGGCGCACTACCTTTGGATGAGTGGTGCGTGTATCCCAGTGCCCCTCTTACACTCAGCGAGGGCTCCATGCACTCAGAGAGTGTGGAGGACTGTCTGGAGCCAGCCAAGAACACAGACCTCCTGACGGGCGACCTAAGGTTGTCAGAAGTAAGACAGGAGCAGATCGGTTCCATTGTGCTGAATCTCAAAGTATCCCAGGTACTGCTGCAGCAGGGCGACGCCAGCCTAGATGTTGTGGAGAGCTGCCTCCGGACCAGGGGAGGGAACGACGAGGTGGACTGTAGAGAAGCTTCCCCCACAAACCCATCCAAGTATAGGAGTGCTGTCGGCCCGCCTTCACCTCGCTACCGTCGGCCACCTCGTCCTCTAGCCAAGACACTGGAAAGACAAGGACATTATGGAGAGCGACCGCAGAGtcaggagcgagagagagaagagctgACCTTTGGGATGGCTCCTTCTCCCTTTTTGAAGAATGATTGTCAGGAATATAGAAAGAAATCTTATGAGCAGACTAATAGAAGTAGCTTGATTAACAAGGGATCACTTGATATTCATCCAAGACCAAAGCATGAGGTAAGAAACTGTTAGTTGGAGACATTAACTCCAACTCATAtcaatatacatttaaataactttggatgtataatatatattataattattttttataactaATTTCCACCTCTTATAAGGTACAAggtatttatatgtttttttttctggtaCTTCTAGGAAGTTGGAGGCATAAATTCCAGGGCTTGGTCCCACCTTCAGGATCTCCCTGGAACACGGAAAATAAATGAGCTCATAGAGAGGTACGTTTCTGTCTGAGACAAAAACAGGATCTTTTTACTTGACATCTGTTGAACTGTAATCTGAGGCAGTCACTGACGTTTGAGAGGATCCAGTTCCTTTATCTCTGCTTAGGTTTTGATAGGTGGGAACACAGTGTGGTAGGTAGGTGGCAGCATGTCATTTACCCTGAGTGATGAGATGTTGCTAAACGACACTCCTTTCCAAAGTAATGTAGAGCACAAAACGGGTGGAAGGCTTGGCATGTTCCCCGGCACTATCATGGCCACCAGTGGGGCTGAAAGGGCAGACTCATTGACTCCCAGCGCTATCACAGCCAAAGTCACAGCAACAGTAACTGTGTTTCTTTCTAGGTCATGCGCCTCACCAGACTTTCTGGGAGGGATCCAGTCGTCTCTACAGCAGATGGGCGTCCAGGCCCAAGCCACAAAGACCGGTAATACCATAAACCTGATGCATATTTACTGCTTcagttttttggttgttttgtggTTCCACAGAGCCTGTTCTCTGGTCTCTATAGGAGAGAGTTGCATAAtggacctttaaaaaaaatgaatgccaTTTCATTAGTTTGAGTACTGAGTATTCACTGTATTCATATATGTTGGTTGCCATTGTCTAGTGTGGCTAACATTAGCAAACATTTTGACGAAAATGAACGGTATGAAGGTCGCCCGTCTCCGGGCTCACAACGATGAACAAAGCCCTCTGCCGTGCTCTTACCTCTGCTCCCTGCTCAGGGAATCCGCTGGCTTTGGATTTGTCAGGGTGGAGGCAAAGATAATGATGCACTTCCTTTGGGCTGTGATTGACCCTCTTGGTCTAGCTGCCGGTCGGTTGACCTGGTACGCAGGACAAGGACCGATGACACGGACCCTGGGGGGAAAGGCAGGACCTTCATCCCCTCAGGCGTCATTAAggatccccccacacacacacacacaaacacactcgggAATCTCTAGTCCTGACTGTCTTTTGATGGAAGGGTTTTCTAAATGCCTGCATGGAATCGGATCTGAAAGCAAAGACAAAGGAGTACATACAAAAGAGTCAGCTAAACATGAGAATAAGTAGCAGCTAGAAGGTGTGTTCATTTTGCCCCTGTTTACTGATACTGAGGTCCATTGCAGATAGCAGCAGTGAGAGTGAGTCGGACAGAGATTTCCACACAGTCAATCAGACCTTTGCGTTGACTTCTAAAGGCTGCGACGACCAAGAGCCTTCACAGGTAAAAAAAGAGAGTCAAACCCAGAGTGTGGACAACTTGAAACAACAACACGCTCGCCTTGACCCGTTTGATTGCGTTTCCAGGAGGAATCCAACTCTGATACAGACGATCGCCACACTACCCTGAGATCATGTCCTACTGTGCACAACCCCGACCCAAAAGCTACCCAGAGTCAAGTAAGGGAATCTTTCATCCCTAAACAAATAGTCATTGACTGTGTTGCAGCCACACAGGATATTCCTGATGCCACAGAATGGTGTATTCTGTGGACGAGTGTATTGAGTGTGTTACCCTTTTGAATCCGATCCAGGATCCTGGCTCAGAAGAGGGTGGAGATGTAATCCCAGTGGTGTTCGGGCCAGAGGGTTGCAGACCAGAAGGACATTTAGCCAACATCACACACTGCGGTCAGAAATTAGTATTAAAGCCTGTTAACTATTATTTATATAACCCATGCACAAAGAAAATAAGCTATACGTGCATGGATTTAAATTCAGATATCAGAAACTATGGGTGAAACGGTCCTCATTACTCttgaatatttaatattatCGTTTTATTAAACAGACTCCCTGTTTTGTGGGAAAAGACGTTTAAAGTTATGAACCAGTtcataatatttaaatattaatacaaaGCAGTAATGGCCAATAATGCTCCTCTCTAATCACTTCATCCAGAGGATGAATGTGTTCTGAGTGAAAAGGAAATGCCCTTCGATGGGGACTCTGCTAGACCAGCGCTGTCGAGACTCAAGAACACCACATCAGACCCATCATGCCTGGCTCAAGTCGACTCAGACATGTAAGTGTCCACATATATTGATGTATCTTTATATACCTTTTCCTGTACGATTGTATAGGCAAAAACTCTTGAGATACCTAAGAGGCAGAGATACATACATAAGAGGCCTACAGCCTATGTAAAGGTCTTCCTTCTGTGACGCAATAATTACAAGAAGTATTTTAAAGCCATCCTTTGTGGTCAAATAATGAGGGGAATTCTGATGATCCATGAACAGGCTGCAACACTTTACAGAGCTGGCTGAACTCTCCAGCATCACAGGCTCTCCTGGCCAGCACCAAGACGGGCTCTTTCGGACCTCCCTCAACAGGCCTCCTCCACCGTGCAACAGCACACCACGGAGCCTGGGTAAACACACTGCCCCTCCTCCTTTACCTTGAGCCCTGTGCTCCTTAGAGGAGCAGAATGTCCAAACCTTTTTTTAAGGCTGAATAGTTTCCATGTTTTTTAAAATAGTTGTATATCTTTTGTTCTGTTGATGTTTGTGTTGTATAATTCTATTCAACAGCGCATTTGAAATCCAACCCTACGGGCACTGAGGTGAACAACAGCCCCATCCTGGAGGCTCCAGCAGTCCAGTGGACTTCTATGTCTTTGAACTCTGAGAGCTTTACCACAGCAGCTGCAGATGTTTCAGGGGACGGCCTCGTAAGTGGCCAATGCTGTCAACAGTCCAAAACCAATTGGCTACTTCTCTGGTTGAATATCGTTGTCTGGGATTGCACTGGTTAATTATCAACTATCTTTCTTTTGCCATTACCAGCAGGACAACCTGGTGGCCACAAACACTATTCAGTCTCCATTCTTGAAAGTCGACCCTGGCCCCCAGCCTCCTAGTCACCTCCTGCAGAGCCCTGACTTGAACCTTGCTGGCTCCACGGACCGGGCACAGTGTCCTGGGCCtgggaaggagcagagaggagccggGAGGGAGGCAGTGGAGGGAAGGCAAGAGGAGCAACATGCCGAGGGAGCAGGACCGTGTGCAGGGTTGGATGAGGGGGATAGAAGTGGACAGCAGGGGGATGGGAAGGGCCACTGTGTGGAGGCAGCGGAGCATGCAGGACCGGACCACCGAGGCGCCACTGAGCAGTCTCTGCCTGGAGGCTGTGGCGCTGCTAGTGTTATGAACAGAGGTTGGCAAAACACACAACCCGTCACTTGAATCCAAGTGATACACACATTCATCACGTGACGATCCCATCTGAATGTATGTAGTTATATTTACTGTCCTTGCATGGCATTATAACTTTCTAGAGTTAGGGCGACACCTTGCCCATcaacttttttatttgtattgttgtGCAATGGAAACTGATTTTGGTAACCTTGGAAAAATGACCACTGTTCATCAACTTGTTGACTTGGCGTCAGCTTATTAACTTGCGACTTCTCCCCAGAGTTGAAGGGACTGCTGGACGACGATGAGGAGGGAGCCCTACACAAGGCCTGTGCTGACCAGTgtggtgagcacacacacgttGGGTTCAGTTGGCATGGTGAGAGGTTGATCAGTGCTTGTGGTTCACTGTAAGCTGATGATGACGATTCCCCAGGCGACCTTCAACCAGTTGGAGGCAAACCCTCAGAAGACCCCAGCTCACTGGAATGGAGTGACAGGTATGTGTACCCACTGTTGGTAAGACATGAGAGCTATAATGTGATTGTCAGCTATTATGAGTGAGAATATTGAGAGAATATCTGTTTCCAGTTGAATGCagctgcctctgtatgagaccGTTTAGATGTGAGACCGCTCCCGCCTTACCCTGTGTTCCTCCATTTTAatggtgataaaaaaaatgctcttacacactacATTGCTaatttattccggtcaccaatttatgcattgcacagtcttgctgtgcgtgcaatactaTATAAAGTTGTTTTTcgggtttgctaaagaggctaatgtagctaacaataaacaatgactagccaatttcatgacacaatcagaaagacgaacgggaacgctataaatgctccgagaccggaaatgacgacaaaagtgcaactcggaaggctggcgtgcGAGGATTCCGGAACACCATTagttctgaccaatcagagcatctcTTGCCTGGGAAATCAATCACTGTTGCTTGAATGCAACACTTCCATTGGCTTAGAAACGTAGAGAGAAAGGGGCAGGATGTTTTTGGGGGGGATATTTTTAATTGTCTTTTGTAGTCTTGttatatatacttttatatacCCCCTCGTCGTTAGGCTGGGACTTCTGAATGAAAACGCTTAAACAGGGTTGCGGTATTTCGTGCAGCGCGTGAGCCCGTCCTGGCCGATGGAACACCTGGTAGTCCTGCAGAGTCAGGAACCAGCGCATCACTCTGGTGTTGGTGTCTTTGGCCGTCGCCATCCATTTTAGGGATGGCGAGGCTGAGAAGATAGTATCAGAGCTTTTCCAGGGTCCACTTAAGCACACTCTCCTGACCGGACCTAGGATAGACCAGCTCCCAGCCCCACCTCGGACGCGTCAGTGTGGACCATGAAGGGGAGGCTAAAATCGGGGGTGATTATTACTGGCGCGGTGCAGAGGGCCTGCCGTAGGCTCGAGAAGGCCTCTTCCAGCCCCAGGCGGCACTTTTTTGGGTTGGCTGTTCAGTTTACGGAAGTCAATGCCGGTGGGTCCCGTCTGGTTTGGGAACCAGAACTACGGGGCTGGACCGGTGGCTATGGGACCCCTCTATGACCCCCATCTGCAGCGACCTCGGCCCTGATGACGGCGCGCTGTGCTACCGGGATTCGGCAGGGTGGACTCTGACTCCCGGTTCTGTCCGGATGTCGTGGCTGACAGTTGTGGTCCTCCCAGGTCGGTCGGAGAAAAGGTCAAGTTGCTGGAGCACCATTTCCCGCATGTCCTGGGTCTGGCTCGGGCTTagcacctccaccactgggacctCGGGAGGGGGTAGTCGAGCAGACAGCCTCAGGAGAGTTGGGTCCCGCGGAGCGGTCAGTGGTTGCCACCgcttcagcaggttgatgtgGTATAGCTGGGTGGGTTTGCGTCTCCCCGGTTGCCGTCCCCGGTAATTGACGTCGCCGACCCGGGTTGAAGGTGCGCTTGGGCTTGTTGGGCTCGTCCGAGGTGATCCCGGACCACGGGCCGGGTAAGTGCCTTTCGGCCCCGCACCTGCTCTACATGCTCATTATATGGTGCAGTGGGGGGTGGGTTGGATCTCTCAGGCGTCCCGGGCGATGTCGAGGAGCCCTCTCGGTCGTCTGCCGTAGAGTAGCTCGAACGAGGAGAAGCCAGTGGAGGCCTTGGGAACATCCCTGATGGCGTACAGGACTTGAGGGagcagctggtcccagttcttcccGTCGACTTCCATTACTTTTATCAgcatgtgttttaatgtctgatGAACCTCTCTACCAGTCGGTCGGTCTGGGAGTGGTAGACGGAGGTCCGGAGGTGGCGCATCTGTAACAGACTGAGTAGGTCTTTTAACACCCGGGACATGAAACAGGAGCCTTGATCTGTCAGTATCTCCATGGCCACCCCCACCCTGCTAAATAAAATCATGAATTCTCTCGCCATCACCTTGGCTGTGGCGGCGCGGAGAGGAAAGACCTCTGGGTAGCGGGTCGCGTAATCTACCATGATTTGTATGTAGCGGTGGCCTCGGCTAGTTCTGGGGAGGGGACCTACGATGTCTAATGCTAGCCTGTCGAATGGGACCTCTATCCGGGGCATGGGTATGAGGGGATTCCGTACCGATGGTCTCGGGGCGGTGcgctggcactcggggcaggcTCGGCAGTAGTCCTCTATGTCCTTCTTTACCCCAGGCCAGTAAAACCTGTCCAATACCCGGTCCCTGGTCTTATCCATCCCCAGATGAGCCCCCAGGAGATGTGAGTGGGCCATGTATAACACCTTGCTCACGTATGTTTGTGGAACAACCATCTGTtccgcctcctctcccccctctgtactACCCTATACAgtaacccaccccccccccccgtgtacTGGGTACTGCAGGCCACTCGCAGTGTCCCGAGATAGTCCATCTTGGGTTTGCGTCCCCAGGCGTTTTTTAGGGATTCGTCCTCCACTGGGCGGTGGTGAACTGTCTTTCCCTGTCCGCTCGCCCCTCGACGGCCAGGGGGAAGTCGGAGAACTCGATGAGGGGTGGGCTTTCCCTCTCCTCTGGTGGtgatattatgctttttcgacctTTTCCCTTTGTCTGATTGTTATACGACgtgtgtatacatgttttacgtctgctaaGCTAGACAAATCTGAGTCCGAGCCAGGGGAAGTATTTGCGACCACCgagaacgcccctcaataaATGTGCAGTTGGCGGTGCTTTAGTGCAAAAGTCGCCCCTCCCGGCTACCCGCAATGTTTATGACTTCTCAGGAGTGTGAATTTGCCAAACACACGCGCAAAgcgttcgaccaatcacagcggtGTGGGCGTGCTGGcaaatcacagcagactgggctactCAGGAGGGGGCCTTAATGGAATATGATACAAATCAGTTTTGATAAGATGTTTTTAATGGGGaaaattggttttgcagaaattAAAAATGTGATATTTCTAACATACtggcatgtaaccctattctagtagtaccaccaaatgcaattattaaccctaaaaaagcacGATATGGGTTCTTTAAGCATTATAAAGTGAAACAGAAATCAAGGAAATAGTCCTGTCTATTTATGGAATATCCACTGATTCAAACAATTAATAATTAGTCTATTTGTTTTGTAGTATGCCTCTCTAATTTAGCATTGCGGGCAAACAGATGTATAAACACACCCTCTTTTCAGGGCTCACTCTACTTTGGACGAGGCCCTTGCAGATAGCCGAACTCCCAGACTCGTAGGGCCGGCCGGGGCCACGGAGACGGTGAGTTCAGTTGACAGTGCTCA contains:
- the LOC130386445 gene encoding inactive serine/threonine-protein kinase TEX14-like isoform X1 gives rise to the protein MKSEGLEEQLHRYTMEKNLTKMEKLLRKGVDVDCINHLGQTPLFCAALLGHGAVSELLLQYRADPNHRCKDLSTPVHAAVFSGNARLLSGLLDSGGDIRLHDQEGRVPGDWLMANIPEHGVCEITEFLQSCASHVHQCFQRPGIRELSQSQPFISTSSKILLRTPSMLGLIKSRGLVQQLHKKSNDNYNKGLCTTAQCFGFGKVCMDRPCKALGVLASIPLIQETDLTQADDETLRSFSCGSLTSMTNYSWKGSRVTVKQIKALKAAYKDLLLTEQEYCSQLFHPHLLQLMAVSLSADLLKTRLVFERVHVDTLHNLLHHKRAEFPVLHMAWLLPVLLQVCEGVLYLHSRGLVIRALSSHSVVLTRPGLAKLTGFGFMVHRKSPCVKPSVQLDVPPSFYNWAAPEVIRRRSCTEKADLYSLCTIIQEMYTDAVPWGAVDHNWIKQVVEGGEALQADSRVPEPFYALICVGLQPHATERTQSVQDLCVTLRSDIKSLSPDGKLSSSGDWGYTTAAPHTQSWQTVNEKTHQKLSSKQARQQPIQHEGIQSGEEREVKMVEQVTEEVKDDEGPLISVLHPVLSVNGALPLDEWCVYPSAPLTLSEGSMHSESVEDCLEPAKNTDLLTGDLRLSEVRQEQIGSIVLNLKVSQVLLQQGDASLDVVESCLRTRGGNDEVDCREASPTNPSKYRSAVGPPSPRYRRPPRPLAKTLERQGHYGERPQSQEREREELTFGMAPSPFLKNDCQEYRKKSYEQTNRSSLINKGSLDIHPRPKHEEVGGINSRAWSHLQDLPGTRKINELIERSCASPDFLGGIQSSLQQMGVQAQATKTDSSSESESDRDFHTVNQTFALTSKGCDDQEPSQEESNSDTDDRHTTLRSCPTVHNPDPKATQSQDPGSEEGGDVIPVVFGPEGCRPEGHLANITHCEDECVLSEKEMPFDGDSARPALSRLKNTTSDPSCLAQVDSDMLQHFTELAELSSITGSPGQHQDGLFRTSLNRPPPPCNSTPRSLAHLKSNPTGTEVNNSPILEAPAVQWTSMSLNSESFTTAAADVSGDGLQDNLVATNTIQSPFLKVDPGPQPPSHLLQSPDLNLAGSTDRAQCPGPGKEQRGAGREAVEGRQEEQHAEGAGPCAGLDEGDRSGQQGDGKGHCVEAAEHAGPDHRGATEQSLPGGCGAASVMNRELKGLLDDDEEGALHKACADQCGDLQPVGGKPSEDPSSLEWSDRAHSTLDEALADSRTPRLVGPAGATETGSPR
- the LOC130386445 gene encoding inactive serine/threonine-protein kinase TEX14-like isoform X2 → MKSEGLEEQLHRYTMEKNLTKMEKLLRKGVDVDCINHLGQTPLFCAALLGHGAVSELLLQYRADPNHRCKDLSTPVHAAVFSGNARLLSGLLDSGGDIRLHDQEGRVPGDWLMANIPEHGVCEITEFLQSCASHVHQCFQRPGIRELSQSQPFISTSSKILLRTPSIGLVQQLHKKSNDNYNKGLCTTAQCFGFGKVCMDRPCKALGVLASIPLIQETDLTQADDETLRSFSCGSLTSMTNYSWKGSRVTVKQIKALKAAYKDLLLTEQEYCSQLFHPHLLQLMAVSLSADLLKTRLVFERVHVDTLHNLLHHKRAEFPVLHMAWLLPVLLQVCEGVLYLHSRGLVIRALSSHSVVLTRPGLAKLTGFGFMVHRKSPCVKPSVQLDVPPSFYNWAAPEVIRRRSCTEKADLYSLCTIIQEMYTDAVPWGAVDHNWIKQVVEGGEALQADSRVPEPFYALICVGLQPHATERTQSVQDLCVTLRSDIKSLSPDGKLSSSGDWGYTTAAPHTQSWQTVNEKTHQKLSSKQARQQPIQHEGIQSGEEREVKMVEQVTEEVKDDEGPLISVLHPVLSVNGALPLDEWCVYPSAPLTLSEGSMHSESVEDCLEPAKNTDLLTGDLRLSEVRQEQIGSIVLNLKVSQVLLQQGDASLDVVESCLRTRGGNDEVDCREASPTNPSKYRSAVGPPSPRYRRPPRPLAKTLERQGHYGERPQSQEREREELTFGMAPSPFLKNDCQEYRKKSYEQTNRSSLINKGSLDIHPRPKHEEVGGINSRAWSHLQDLPGTRKINELIERSCASPDFLGGIQSSLQQMGVQAQATKTDSSSESESDRDFHTVNQTFALTSKGCDDQEPSQEESNSDTDDRHTTLRSCPTVHNPDPKATQSQDPGSEEGGDVIPVVFGPEGCRPEGHLANITHCEDECVLSEKEMPFDGDSARPALSRLKNTTSDPSCLAQVDSDMLQHFTELAELSSITGSPGQHQDGLFRTSLNRPPPPCNSTPRSLAHLKSNPTGTEVNNSPILEAPAVQWTSMSLNSESFTTAAADVSGDGLQDNLVATNTIQSPFLKVDPGPQPPSHLLQSPDLNLAGSTDRAQCPGPGKEQRGAGREAVEGRQEEQHAEGAGPCAGLDEGDRSGQQGDGKGHCVEAAEHAGPDHRGATEQSLPGGCGAASVMNRELKGLLDDDEEGALHKACADQCGDLQPVGGKPSEDPSSLEWSDRAHSTLDEALADSRTPRLVGPAGATETGSPR